From the genome of Mycobacterium kansasii ATCC 12478:
GGCACAACTTCCGGGAGTTCGATTCCAACAGCACGGTCATGATCGTCCTGGAAGGTCAGCAGCCGCTGGGCGACGACGCGCACCACTACTACGACGACCTGATTCGCCAGCTGCGTCAGGACCGCACGCACGTCCAGCACATCCAGGATTTCTGGGGAGACCGGCTCACCGCGGCCGGCGCGCAGAGCGCCGACGCCAAGGGCGCCTACGTCATGCTGAACCTCGCCGGCAACCAGGGCACCACGCTGGCCAACGAATCCGTCGAGGCCGTCCGAAAGGTGATCGACCGCAACCAGCCGCCGCCCGGAGTGCGGGCCTACGTCACCGGTCCCGCCGCGCTCAGTGACGACATGCACATCATCGGTAACGCCAGCCTGGCCAAGATCACCCTGTTCACCCTCGGTGCCATCGCCATCATGCTGCTGCTGGTCTACCGCTCCATCGTCACCACGCTCGTCCAGTTGTTCATGACCGGCATCGCGCTGGCTTCCGCGCGCGGGGTGGTCGCGGTTCTGGGGTACCACAACGTCTTCGGGCTCACGACGTTTGCCGCCAATATCCTCACCATGCTGGCGATCGCCGCCGGCACCGACTACGGGATCTTCCTGGTCGGCCGCTATCAGGAGGCGCTACGGGCCGGCGAGGACCGAGAAACCGCCTACTACACCACCTTTCGCGGGGTGGCCCCGGTAGTGTTGGGCTCGGGACTGACCATCGCCGGGGCGACCTACTGCCTGAGCTTCGCGCGGCTGCCCTGGTTCAACACCATGGGCGCGCCCGTGGCGATCGGCATGCTCGTGGTGGTGTTGGCCGGGGTGACGCTGGGTCCCGCGGTGGTCTTCGTCGGCAGCCGGTTCCACCTGTTCGAGTCCCGGCGGGCGGCCCGGAAAGGCAGGCTGTGGCGGCGCGTCGGCACCGCCGTGGTGCGTTGGCCCGCACCGATTCTGGCGGTCAGCGGTGCGATCGTGCTGGTGGGCATGGTCGCGCTGCCGACCTTCAAGACCAGCTACAACGACCGCTACTACCTGCCGGCCGCAGCGCCCTCCAACCTCGGGCAAGCCGCCGCCGACCGGCATTTCTCCCAAGCGCGGATGAACCCGGACATGCTGATGATCGAGGCCGACCACGACATGCGCAATACCGCCGACATGCTGGTCTTGGACAAGGTGGCCAAGAACGTCATCCGGGTCGTCGGAATCGCCATGATCCAGGACATCACCCGACCGCTGGGCATCCCAATTCAGCACAGCTCCATACCATTCCAGAACAGCATGCAAAGCCAGACGACCATGCAGAACATGGCGTTCCTGAAGGACCGCATGGCCGACATCACCAAGATGGCCGACGAAATGCAATTCATGATCGACACGATGCAGCGCATGTACCAGGTGACCCAAGAACTTTCCAGCGCCGCCGACGACAGCGCGCGGACCACGGCGGAAACAGCCGATATCACCAACCGATTACGGGACCACATCGCCGATTTCGACGACTTCTGGCGTCCGATACGAAGCTACTTCTACTGGGAGAAGCACTGCTACGACATTCCCATCTGCTGGTCGATACGGTCGCTGTTCGACTCGTTGGACGGCTTCGACCAGCTGGCCGGGCAATTCGACGAGCTGACCGCGGACATCCAGCGCACCGCCACCGCCACCCACGAGATGCTGGTGCTGATCCCGCCGATGATCGACACCATGAAGACCACCAAGGCCCTGACGCTGACCATGCAGGCCACCTTCTCGGCAATGCTCGACCAGATGGACGAGCTGAGCAATACCGCCATCGTCATGGGGCAGAGTTTCGACGCCTCCAAGAACGACGACTTCTTCTACCTGCCACCGGAAGCCTTCGACAACCCCGACTTCCAGACCGGGCTTCGGATGTTCTTGTCGCCGGACGGCAAGTCCGCGCGCTTCTTCATCACCCACCAGGGCGATCCGATGACCCCGGAGGGAATCTCGCGCGTCGACGCCGAGCGCACCGCGGCCCAGGAGGGTCTCAAGCAGTCGTCGCTCTCGGATGCCAAGGTGTATCTCGGGGGCACCGCCGCGACGTTCAAGGACATGGCCGACGGCGAAAAGTACGATCTGATGATCGCGGTGGTGTCGGCACTGACGCTGATCTTCATGATCATGCTGTTGCTCACCCGAAGCGTGGTCGCCGCGCTGGTTATCGTCGGCACCGCGGCCAGCTCGATCGCCGCGTCCTTCGGGTTGTCGGTGCTGATTTGGCAAGATCTGTTCGGCTTCAAGATCCACTGGATCGTGGCGGCGCTGTCGGTCATCATCCTGCTGGCCGTGGGGTCCGACTACAACCTGCTGTTGGTCTCGCGTTTCCGCGAGGAGATCCATGCCGGACTCAAGACCGGAACCATCCGCTCCATGGCCGGCACCGGCGGGGTGGTGACGGCCGCGGGTCTGGTGTTCGCCTTCACCATGGCCGCCATGCTGGGCAGCGAATTGCGGGTGCTCGGCCAGTTCGGGTCGACGGTCTGTATCGGGCTGCTGCTCGACACGTTGATCGTGCGCACCCTGCTGATGCCGTCGATCGCCACGCTGCTGGGCCGCTGGTTCTGGTGGCCGCAGGTGGTCCACCCGCGCGGTCACAATGCACGGCGAGCGTAACGTTCTAGAAAATCGTTCGGGTACTTTGGTTTTCAAGTCCTGCGCGGTCGATGCGGGATCGATAACCACAACAGGTGGCTTGGTTCCTCCGCACAGCCACGCCGAACCTATTTTCATGCAACCGTGTACAAGCCACTGCAGGCGATATCAGAATAATTTCATCGCTGTTTCATCGCCGATGCAGATCCTCATCTGGCGACGGCACAAGTGTTGGCGGACGGGAGGTACGAGATGTCGTTCGTGAGCGTGGCGCCCGAGCCGGCGGCGGTCGCGACGACGGACCTGACCCGTATCGGCTCAGCAATCAGCGCCGCGAACAGCGCCGCCGTCGTCCCGACGACCGCGCTGCTGTCCGCCGGCGCCGATGAGGTCTCGGCAGTGATGGCCACGCTGTTTGCCGAATACGGTCGCCAGTATCAGGCGCTGGCCGGACAGGTCGCGGCATCATATGACCAATTCACCCGCACGGTGCTGGCGGGCGTGAATGCCTATGCCGCCGCCGAGGTCGCCAACATCACCCAGCTTGCGACAAACGTGGCGAACGCGGTCAATGAGCCGGTTCTGGAGCTGACCGGCCGCCCGCTGTTCGGCAACGGCGCCGACGGGTACACCAACGCTCAAGGCGTGGGGACGGCCGGCAAGCCCGGCGGCTGGCTGTACGGCAACGGCGGAACCGGCGGCATCAGCACGCGGGCCGGAGTGCCCGGGGGGGCCGGCGGGGCAGCGGGTCTGATCGGCACCGGCGGTACCGGCGGCAGCAGCGTTTACGGTGGGGCGCCCGGAGGTGCCGGCGGGCCCGCGATCCTGATCGGTGACGGCGGCACCGGCGGGGCCAGCGGTCCCGGCGGCGTCGGCGGCATTGGCGGCCGTGCCGGTTTGCTGTGGGGGCACACCGGCACCGCCGGCATCAGCACCCTGCTTTCCCCGAACCAAACTCTGATCTATGTGGATCAATACGGCAACCCGCTGCTCAACATCTCGGTGGGCGGCGGACCAAGTCTGCCCGTCATCGTCGACTCCGGCTCCACCGGACTCTTGGTCCCACCGCAATATGTCAATGTGGCGGCTCTCGGCCCGCCCACCGGGACGGGCTCCGTCAGTTACGGCCTCAGCAACACCGGTCGCCTCTACATCGACTACCAGACATATCAAACGACCGTGAATTTCGGGAACGGAATTGTCAGCCCGTCGGCCACCGTTGCGGTCGCCACCTCCGCATATCTGGGTACGCCAAGCCACCCCATCGACCCTTCGTTGTTACCCGCCTATCTGGGCGTGGGTCCCAACAACATGTTTCCGTTCGCCACGCCCACAAATGCGGCTTTGCCGGTCGGCATGAATCAGGGTGTGCTCATCAATATGCCTCGCGGTTTGCTGGAGTTCGGCCCAAATTCACTGCCGCCCATCGTCCAGCTCAATGGAGCGCCGGGAACCATGGTTCAGGTGCAGATCAACAACGGGCTGCCGCAGACCGTTCCCGCATACATCGATTCCGGCGGCGTGGGCGGAACCATCCCACAATCGTTGGTGCCTGACCTGGCGGTCGGCAATCACCTTCCCGAAGGCACAACCATCACGGTCACCACGATCAACGGTGTGCCCCTCTACACGCAGACGGTCACTGCTGCCAACTCCCCAACCGTTGTGTCCTCGGGCAATCCGTTCAATACCGGGAATTACCCCTTCTCCATCGGGCCGATCTATATCTGGAACGATCCCAGCCCGATAGGAACGACGGTCTTTGACCGACTGGCCTGACCGCTTCAGCGCTAACGGTCAACGTGCAGGCAGACTGCGACCGCCCCGGCGCCCACGTGTACCGCCAGCACCGGCCCCAAGTCGGTCACGATTGCCGGCTCACCCGCCGGGAGCCGCCGGGCCAGCTCCGCCGCCACTTCCCCGGCGCCGCCGGAGTTGGCGACGTGATGCACCGCAACAGCAGCAGGGCCTTCGCCCACCACCTCGCACACCCTGTCGATCATCGCCGCCATCGCGTGTTTGACCGTGCGAACACGTTGGGCCAGAACAAGTTTCCCGTCGTCGATGCGAAGTATCGGCTTGAGCGCCAGCGCGGTACCCAGCCATGCCTTGGCTCCGCCGATCCGCCCGCTGCGGCGCAGGTTGTCCAGCCGGTGTACGACGATGAACGCTTGCGTACGCCGCACCGCTTCCTGGGCGGCGCGAGCAACGGCATCCAGGTCATTGCCGGCCGCCGCGGCACGCGCGGCAGCCAGCACCGTGAATCCGGTGCCCATCGCCGCCGACTTCGAGTCGATGACCCGCACGGCCGGGCCGAGGCCGGCCGCGGTCAGCTCGGCGGCACGGCAGGTTCCCGACAGTCCCGACGAGATATGTACCGCCACCACGCCGTCGCCGTCGCTGTCGGCCAGCGCCTGCCGGTAGGCGGCATCCAGCTCGGCTGGGGTGGCCGCGGCGGTGGTGGCGTGGCGCTGGTAGATGTCGGCGGGTATCTCATCGACACCGTCGCGAAGGTCGGCGCCGTCGAGCAGGATATGCAGCGGCACTTCGCGTATCGCCCAGGTGTCGCGCAGGTCGGCAGGTAGGCGCGCCGACGTATCCGTCACCACCACGACGGACATGGCTCAGCCGCGCGGCTTCTCGTTCGGCACCCCGGCTTCGGCCAGCGCCTTGAGCATCAGTTCCGCGACCGCCTGATGGGCTTCGAAGTTCCAGTGAATGCCGTCCGGATTGCCTCGCCCACTCATAATGTGCTCGGCGACAGCGGCTTTGAGGTCCACCAGGGGAATATCGTGACCCTGTGCCCATTCGATGATCGCGGCCGCGGTAGCCTTCCGGCCGTGGTGCGCCCTGCGGTAGGTCTCGGCGATGTGCACCGACGGCAGGGATGCCACCACCGGGATGCCGGGCCGGTTGAAATCTATTGCGCCGCGGGTCTGTTCGAGGTATTCGACGGTCAGGTGCGGGGGTAGCGCGGACCGGGCCACCGGCGAAAACCGGGGCTGCGCCCAGGCGTAGCCGTCGCGCGCCCACCGCCGTAACCAGGGTGGGCGGACGTACCGGATGAGTTCACGCAGCGCGGTCGGCAGCACCGACGGCAGCGAATCCATCCCGCTGGTGGCGAAGACCACCGCTCCCGCCCGGGGCAGCGCCGCCCACGAACGCGGGTCTTGGGTCGCCGCCCACCACACGTCCCGGCACGTCCAGCCGATGCGGCCGATCAATTCTAGATCCCAATCCAGTTGGGCTGCAACGATATTGGGCCAGATGCGCGGGTCGTCGGCGGGTAGGCCGCCGGTGGGCCCGTAATAGGCCAGCGAGTCGGCGAAGACCAGCAGCACCGGCCGAGCCTCAGAGGACATCGCCGACAACCTGAGCCGAGGCATTCCACACATCGAGGCGCCAGCGGATCTCGGCGTTATTGCTGGCCGAATGTCCGCTGAGTTGTGTCCAACTGGCGTTGCCCATACCACCCAGGGCGGGCCAGTGGGCTACCGGCAGCTGCAGCAGCGCGGCGGTCAGCGCGGCGATGAGCCCTCCGTGGGTCACCAGCACCACCGGTCGATCCGGTTGTTGAGGGTCACCCCAACCGGGTTCGGCGGACACCAATTCGGTGACCACCGGCAGACTTCGGGCGGCGACGTCAATCCTGCTTTCCCCGCCGTGCGGTGCCAATGTCGCATCCTCCCGCCAGGCCAGCCGCGCACCAGGCGCTTCGTCGTCGATCTCGGCGTGGGTCATGCCCTGCCAGTCGCTGATGTGAGTTTCGCGCAACCGGCGGTCAACCCGGACCGGCAATCCGGTCCGTTCTCCCAGTGTCATCGCCGTGTCGTAGGCACGCCGCAGATCCGACGACACGATCAGCAGCGGCTGCATCTTGCCCAGCGCTTCGGCGGCGGCGACCGCCTGGGCTCGGCCCAGGTCGGTCAAGTGGGTGTCCAGGTGACCCTGCATCCGGCTGCCCAGGTTGAAATCGGTTTGCCCGTGGCGCAGCATCACCAGCCGCCGCACCCTCATTGCAGATCCTCGGAGGTCGGCGCCAGGTTCACCGGCACCACCGGGCAGTCGCTCCACAGCCGGTCCAGGGCGTAGAAGTCCCGGTCATCCTGGTGCTGGACATGCACGACGATGTCGCGGTAATCCAGCAACGTCCAGCGGCCTTCCCGGGCGCCCTCGCGCCGCGCCGGCCGGTAACCAGCCCGGCGCATCTTCTCCTCGACTTCGTCGACGATCGCGTTGACCTGCCGTTCGTTGGACGCCGAGGCAATGACGAAACAGTCCGTGATGACCAGTTGCCCCGAGACGTCGATGACCACGACGTCGTCGGCGAGCTTGGCTGCGGCCGCACCGGCGGCCACGGTCGCCATATCGATGGCTTCCTGAGTGGCGGTCATGCGCTGTTTCCCGCAGTCAGGCTGGAGCTCGTGGGGTTCGCGGGCTCCTCGGGTTTGCGGTAGAGGCGGCGCTTGGAGACGTACTGCACGACGCCGTCGGGCATCAGGTACCACAATGGCCGTGATTCTGCGGCCCGCTGACGGCAATCGGTGGACGAGATGGCCAGCGCCGGGATCTCGACCAGGGTCAAGGCATCCTCGGACAGCCCGGCCAGGGCGGCGGTGACATGGTCGTGGCGCAGGTCGTAGCCGGGTCGGCTGACACCGACGAACCGCGCCAGCTCGAACAGCTCCTCCCAGCGGTGCCACGACAGAATCGACGCCAGTGCGTCGGCGCCGGTGATGAAGTACAGCTGCGCCTGCGGGTCGAGGTCGTGCAGATCGCGCAACGTGTCCTTGGTGTAG
Proteins encoded in this window:
- a CDS encoding RND family transporter — encoded protein: MTHVEDAATSPISTQDPETRPSSHPHRPVIPHTIRIFAVPIILAWVVLTVIVNVAVPRLEVVSEEHSAPMTPLDAPSMKAMMLLGHNFREFDSNSTVMIVLEGQQPLGDDAHHYYDDLIRQLRQDRTHVQHIQDFWGDRLTAAGAQSADAKGAYVMLNLAGNQGTTLANESVEAVRKVIDRNQPPPGVRAYVTGPAALSDDMHIIGNASLAKITLFTLGAIAIMLLLVYRSIVTTLVQLFMTGIALASARGVVAVLGYHNVFGLTTFAANILTMLAIAAGTDYGIFLVGRYQEALRAGEDRETAYYTTFRGVAPVVLGSGLTIAGATYCLSFARLPWFNTMGAPVAIGMLVVVLAGVTLGPAVVFVGSRFHLFESRRAARKGRLWRRVGTAVVRWPAPILAVSGAIVLVGMVALPTFKTSYNDRYYLPAAAPSNLGQAAADRHFSQARMNPDMLMIEADHDMRNTADMLVLDKVAKNVIRVVGIAMIQDITRPLGIPIQHSSIPFQNSMQSQTTMQNMAFLKDRMADITKMADEMQFMIDTMQRMYQVTQELSSAADDSARTTAETADITNRLRDHIADFDDFWRPIRSYFYWEKHCYDIPICWSIRSLFDSLDGFDQLAGQFDELTADIQRTATATHEMLVLIPPMIDTMKTTKALTLTMQATFSAMLDQMDELSNTAIVMGQSFDASKNDDFFYLPPEAFDNPDFQTGLRMFLSPDGKSARFFITHQGDPMTPEGISRVDAERTAAQEGLKQSSLSDAKVYLGGTAATFKDMADGEKYDLMIAVVSALTLIFMIMLLLTRSVVAALVIVGTAASSIAASFGLSVLIWQDLFGFKIHWIVAALSVIILLAVGSDYNLLLVSRFREEIHAGLKTGTIRSMAGTGGVVTAAGLVFAFTMAAMLGSELRVLGQFGSTVCIGLLLDTLIVRTLLMPSIATLLGRWFWWPQVVHPRGHNARRA
- a CDS encoding PecA family PE domain-processing aspartic protease, encoding MSFVSVAPEPAAVATTDLTRIGSAISAANSAAVVPTTALLSAGADEVSAVMATLFAEYGRQYQALAGQVAASYDQFTRTVLAGVNAYAAAEVANITQLATNVANAVNEPVLELTGRPLFGNGADGYTNAQGVGTAGKPGGWLYGNGGTGGISTRAGVPGGAGGAAGLIGTGGTGGSSVYGGAPGGAGGPAILIGDGGTGGASGPGGVGGIGGRAGLLWGHTGTAGISTLLSPNQTLIYVDQYGNPLLNISVGGGPSLPVIVDSGSTGLLVPPQYVNVAALGPPTGTGSVSYGLSNTGRLYIDYQTYQTTVNFGNGIVSPSATVAVATSAYLGTPSHPIDPSLLPAYLGVGPNNMFPFATPTNAALPVGMNQGVLINMPRGLLEFGPNSLPPIVQLNGAPGTMVQVQINNGLPQTVPAYIDSGGVGGTIPQSLVPDLAVGNHLPEGTTITVTTINGVPLYTQTVTAANSPTVVSSGNPFNTGNYPFSIGPIYIWNDPSPIGTTVFDRLA
- a CDS encoding DegV family protein is translated as MSVVVVTDTSARLPADLRDTWAIREVPLHILLDGADLRDGVDEIPADIYQRHATTAAATPAELDAAYRQALADSDGDGVVAVHISSGLSGTCRAAELTAAGLGPAVRVIDSKSAAMGTGFTVLAAARAAAAGNDLDAVARAAQEAVRRTQAFIVVHRLDNLRRSGRIGGAKAWLGTALALKPILRIDDGKLVLAQRVRTVKHAMAAMIDRVCEVVGEGPAAVAVHHVANSGGAGEVAAELARRLPAGEPAIVTDLGPVLAVHVGAGAVAVCLHVDR
- the octT gene encoding diglucosylglycerate octanoyltransferase — protein: MSSEARPVLLVFADSLAYYGPTGGLPADDPRIWPNIVAAQLDWDLELIGRIGWTCRDVWWAATQDPRSWAALPRAGAVVFATSGMDSLPSVLPTALRELIRYVRPPWLRRWARDGYAWAQPRFSPVARSALPPHLTVEYLEQTRGAIDFNRPGIPVVASLPSVHIAETYRRAHHGRKATAAAIIEWAQGHDIPLVDLKAAVAEHIMSGRGNPDGIHWNFEAHQAVAELMLKALAEAGVPNEKPRG
- the gpgP gene encoding glucosyl-3-phosphoglycerate phosphatase → MRVRRLVMLRHGQTDFNLGSRMQGHLDTHLTDLGRAQAVAAAEALGKMQPLLIVSSDLRRAYDTAMTLGERTGLPVRVDRRLRETHISDWQGMTHAEIDDEAPGARLAWREDATLAPHGGESRIDVAARSLPVVTELVSAEPGWGDPQQPDRPVVLVTHGGLIAALTAALLQLPVAHWPALGGMGNASWTQLSGHSASNNAEIRWRLDVWNASAQVVGDVL
- the rsfS gene encoding ribosome silencing factor; translation: MTATQEAIDMATVAAGAAAAKLADDVVVIDVSGQLVITDCFVIASASNERQVNAIVDEVEEKMRRAGYRPARREGAREGRWTLLDYRDIVVHVQHQDDRDFYALDRLWSDCPVVPVNLAPTSEDLQ
- the nadD gene encoding nicotinate-nucleotide adenylyltransferase, encoding MGGTFDPIHHGHLVAASEVADRFDLDEVVFVPSGQPWQKGGDVSAAEDRYLMTVIATASNPRFSVSRVDIDRGGPTYTKDTLRDLHDLDPQAQLYFITGADALASILSWHRWEELFELARFVGVSRPGYDLRHDHVTAALAGLSEDALTLVEIPALAISSTDCRQRAAESRPLWYLMPDGVVQYVSKRRLYRKPEEPANPTSSSLTAGNSA